The Elaeis guineensis isolate ETL-2024a chromosome 5, EG11, whole genome shotgun sequence DNA segment ttttaacaTTGAATTGATGGCatcttttataattaaattaaactttttcTTTACAAAAAATCTTCTCCAACCAGCGAAGGGGTGATCACGAGCAGAGGACCCGCAGGCATGTGAGGGGGCAGAAGAGCCGCGGGTGGCGGGGGACGGCATGGATCGAGGGCATGGAGGGTGACCACAGGCGAGCACCGATTAAGGACCCACAAGCATGTGAGGGCCGGAAGAGCCGCAAGTGGCAGGAGGCAACATGGACTGAGGGGGGAGGGGTGACCACAGGCGGGCGATGAGGCGGATGATCGGCGAGAGGGGGGGGGCGGATGACCCATGAGGGGTGGAGGGGTGGGGGTGCAGTGTGGTGCAGGCGGTCTATGAGTGGAGGTGGGGATGTGGACAACCTGCAGGTGGCCATGGGGAGGGGGGTGCCTGTAGGTGGGCGGGGAGGCTGATGACTTGCAGGTGATTGCAGGGGGTAATCGCAAACGGGTGAGGGGGGGGTTTGGGGGCAAACGACTCACGGGGGGGTGTGGTGGCGCAGACAAGTCGCAAGCACCGAGTTGGGGGGGGGGTTGATCGCGAGTGGAGGACTCACGGGCACATAGGGGGCAGACGATCTATGGGTGCCGGGGGGGAGGTGGGAGGGGAGAACGCGGAGCGTGCGGGGGGCCGTGCTCGGAGGATCGATAGGTACTGTGGGTGGAGGGGAGGGGACTACAGGCGGACGGAGGGATGGATGAGCCATGGGTGGGCACAAGGCATGAAGAAGTCATCGGTGGAGGGAGATGGAGGAGCCATGGGCGTAGGACTGCTCGAAGCAGCCGTGATGGCGTCAAGAGGTGGGGGTGGGCGCGAATAAGCAGAGGGAGGAAAACTGACGGAGGAGCcatggagaaggaagaagaaagaaaaaaataataaaatattattttttaaaaaataaaatatataaaaccatAATGTGTAATACCTATAATAtcctttataataaaatattatgaagGAGCACCATAGcaaaatctaagaaaaaatagtattattactttttgatatcttatatgacttcttgtgaatatatataatatctgaataatatatatgactttctatgtctTGATAACATCCTgaagaatatatatgactttctgatatcttgtatgactttctacgaatatatatgacatcttgaataatatatatatttttttatgaatatatatgatattttgaataatatatatgagttCTTAATGtcttatataactttctgtgaacgtatatgacatcctgaacaatatatataatttcttacgaatatatataacattctgaataatatatatggctttctaatgccttatataattttttgtgaatatatataatattttgaataatatatataatcaataaaaatcatataaggcatcagaaagtcatatatattgttcaggatgtcatatatattgatataaagtcatataagacatcaaaaagctatatatattatttagaatgccaaacatattcacaggaagtcatatatattattcatgatATTGTATACATTCATAAAAAAgtcatataaaatattagaaagtcatatatattattcaggatgtcatatatattcataaaaagtcatatatattgctcaggatatcatatatattcatagaaagtcatatatattattcagcacGTCATAAAGAtacagaaaattatatatattgttcaaaatatcatatatattcacagaaagtcatataagatatcagaaagtaataatactgttcattctttattctttagaagaaaatgatatttttgtcataaaaaatatgatggaaGAAAAGCTGAGTGGTATTTAATGTCTGTTCCATTATTAATTGTGCTATGTGGTTCCATGTGATTGGACGGTGTGTTCTATATCAATTTTGCTATACCGCACGTGGtccacaaagaattactcttggATTATAAACTTGCTAGGCCTATGTTTTCAACCAGTCAGAGCCATCTTTTAAATAGGCTAGCTGAATCTCacatgaaaaaatatatcatctgGGGCCAAACTCGTATAAGATGTGTAAGTTAAGCCAATACAACTAAGTTAGACTTGACTAGGCTATCTTTATAAAAATCCAAAGAACCATTGGAGTGGGCCAGGTCAAATCCAATATGGGAGTCTACTCTAAGAATGTAAACAAAATCAGGAAATATATCAGGACTCATTTGGTTTTCAAAAAAGTTTTctcattaaaatatttattttgggaGATGATGCTTGAATATATGATGtttgaaaatattaatttttgtatGTTTAGTTGACTATAGAAAAATAGCATATTTGAGGATAGCTTATATTTATTTGATTGAGCATTCACTTCTTAAAATAAGTTATGTAAAATATTTGATATACCCTTAATGTAGTGAAAAATTTACTTTATTCTCTCTAAaagagataaaaattatttcaattcataACACATGGGAAGGTGACTTTCCCACgtctcatataatttttttttttcatgaaatataaaaattttattctcgtGAGgaagctatttttttattttttatttaaaaactccaatcaaatatgaagtatttatctatttttattgACCATAATTTCCTTCCTCCTCTTGCCGCAAACCAAGTCCTTAGATTCATGGGTAATGTAGGTCTTCATTTTACTCTGGTATTAGCTAACCAATTCACGGACTGGTTACCCACCCTTACTGGCCGGCGGCCATGCCCAAGTGCTATCAGTTAGCCTCTCTTAGTCTCTTTCTCCGCACTGCTAGAGGCCAGCGAGCGGTAGACGGGCAGCAAGCATCAGACACCAATGAGTTAGCCTCGGTtagtctctccctccctccctccctccataAACTTCGCACCTTTCCTTTTCCTGCTCCTCTCCACTCTACCCACTTTGCTGTCTCTGCCCAACAATAACCAGAGCTTGGAGCTAGCAGCCTTTCAGGCAACAACGCAAGGCTAACGGGTTATGGTCCGTCCGTTCTGCAATAAATGCGATCAATTCTAAATCCTTAATCTGATCGAGAGATTTTTACATCTATGTTTTAGGCCTTTCTTACTATTATGTACTAAAGGAAATTGACATCATCAAgtgcattttctttttttttcttgggtaCATAATAAAGCGCAATCCTTTGTTCTTGGACATTTGACGATCTTTTGAATAGACTTCTAATTATATattatcaaattatatattttattatatttcttttatatatatatgattagcgACTATCTTTCATATACATTTCAAAGATTGTTTTTGAATTCATATTGTTGCTGCTAGCATCTAGCTTAGCTTCGGAGGTGATGGATTTGGATTGGTTAGAATTCTATTTGCATCAAATGGGGAAAGAACCTATGAGttaaattcttaattaaaattatttttgatgaaaatctttcgatgctcaaATCAATCCCTGAAGAATAGTAGAAAAGAGGAAGAGCCTGATCAAAAGAGTTTAGTTGGAGGTTCTCTGTGCATCTTTATTTGCATATGGGATAGTTGACTATTTTTGCAAATTCAGACAAAAATGGTAAAATGAATCATGCTACTGTCTTATTTGTCCGAGATGGATTGTTCTAAAGTATACTCGTAATATGAAGTAGACAACGAAATGTTCAATGTGCAATTACCACTGTGCATCTCGGCTTAATGTTGATCGAACTGGCTAAATAATCATATAGTTGATATTAAAATATCGCTGATACCTATCGAGCTAAATTACATATATCATAGTGTGAGAAGTGGTCATTCATAATTTTGTGATCCTTATCCTCGGCATAAATATGACtgattttaaatttagtttttaataaaagtatttaaattattttggCAACGAAAAACTAGAGGTCAATATGCGACAATAAATATAACAATAAAGAGTCCCAAAGAGTATTCTAATGGAAAGAACATTTATTTCCAATCAAGTGATCCAGATTCAAATCACGATGAAGATCGGGCTTCGATTAACTGTCAGGACATAAATAATCGAGAGAAAATGTATTCTGATGGTCAGAATACGGGGTCTGAAAGTGACAGTTGGTCCTGAATCCTCGGTAGTATTGGGATGACATACTTATCCATTGGATCGtttgtatataaaaaaaaaatctggaaggtgttaatattttttaaaatttttattttatatattttaaattttattttatttttcttcaaataattaataattaatataattattatattatttcgaTAGTGCCATTGATCCGACAAAATCGATGGCCCGTTCTGTTTTATGATTTGATTAACCGTCGTGTTTTCAAAAGTAAAAACTCTACTTTGCCTTGCCTTGTTTGAAAATTGCGGCACGAATTGCCACGCTGGCTCGCTCGCTTGGGCCGCTGGAACTTTGGGCGGGGCGAAAGCGAAAGACGCGCTTTCACGTGACGCGCCGCGCGCACCGCCAGCCGAGAAATTATTCGTTGGACCACGTGTGGGGCCACCGTTTCATCTACCGGTCCGGTCCGGCAGCAGCGCAATGGCGTGACGACAACCACTTATCCGAAAGAATTTCCCACCCGCTCCATTCCATTTGGTCGTCGGTCCCGGCTCCGGACCAAACCGATctccccttttctctctctctctcttccccctcttCTTGCGGAGCTTTCCGGTGGCGATTTCGGCAGGTAGGCGAGGCGTGTTCAACAATCTCAGAGGTCCTTTTTCCGGTTCATTTGCGAGAATTTCCGGTGATGTCGCCGAATTAGGGTATCGATTCCGTGTCTTTCTTGATCTAAGATGCCGTCAATTGGTTGGGGCTTTGTTAATGTACTATTTTTGAATCCATTTCTGGTAGATGCTGTTTTTTAATTCTTTGTTGCACTTTATTTCACTGGATCGTTGAGAgattcttttttctccttttcttactGGATACGAGCAAGGAACCCGAAATTCTGATGCGTTTCAAGAAATTTAGGGTTTCTCTATGTTATGTTCATGGCACGTCTgagtgattttttattttattttcgatCTCAAAAGAGAAGATTTTTTACCTCATATTGGAGACGGGTTGTTGCTGCCTTCTCTTTTAAGATAGGATGAGATTGATCCATGAAGACCTTCGTTTTAAATAATTTGAGAAATTTCAAAGCCCCAGAACTGGAAGACAGAAAGAGGGAATAAGCTTGCCTTTTTGTTACTGAGAAAACTCATGTTCTATGCATGTTAGGCTGGATCTTTCCTTAAGAAAAGAGAGATAGGTCAAAAGAACCTTCAATTCCAGTTGTTTAATTAACAACACAACATTGCAAAGGCTAATTACTTAATAATGCACACAGTGAAAAAGGGAAAACGAAAATCTGATCAGACGAACAATCTTAAGTAGAAAAAGACAAACTTAGATATGCAAAGATGTTTGAGTGCGCGCATGCACAGCACTGTGCTGTGGTTTTAGTCATGTCTCGCATACATGCGTGCACACTTTGTTCCCTAGGGCAgtccaaaaaataaaaagtcaAGATGATCAATCCATACAAAGGctaaaagaaaatatctcttggTGGGGTTCTTTTCCCTCTTTTTGTATACTAGTATTCTTCCTTATGGAGTTTGAAATCGAAATTACATTATAAGTGTAAATCCATGTAGAGGAAGTTAATAGTGCATGTTACATGTTAGTACTTAATTCTCGTGTGTCTGCACTCTAGAAGAGAATTGGAGTTTTTGTTGGTGTGTTACTATAGAGAATATAATCCATAACACTTTTAGTTGCTTCTGAAGCCAATATCACTGCATTAGATGGCTCCAGAGTTGTAAAAACTAATGTCATGAGTCATGACTTAGTTATTTCTCTTCACTTGGTTTAATGCTCCTTGGTTTCCATCATAAGTATTATTTCCCTAGAGATAATTGCTATTATTGGAAAGATTGCTGGATGTAAGGATGTTGTATGGCTCAGAGTGTTGGGCAATAATGAAAGTACATCAAAACAAGTCGTATATAGAAAAATGAGAATGTTAGAATGTCTTCATGGTAAAAGtagaagaaataaaattaaaaaaaaatacattagaGGAGTTGTAGGACTTGCACAAAATAAGGATAAAATGATGGAAAATTGGTTGAGCTGGTGTGGACATGTACAACGAAGATTTGAGAAAGCTCTAGTAAGGAGGGCACTTTGATTTATCTTGAAAGTggtaagaaaaggagaggaagatctAAGGTAACATGGAGAGACTGTGAGGAAGGATATGGAGAAACTTATCAGAAATGACCTTTTAAATAGGAAATGAGGGCTCATAAGCCAACCCGAAATAGCTGGGAAAAGGCTTGATGATtatgattatgattatgaaaGATGGAGGGATGTATTATGTTATAAAACATGATGCAATTTTCAAAATtagcaaaaaaaatcaatccttcaACTTATTTATATATTCTGTATATACCTTGCATGTCAAGAGTACACAACCTTTGGCtcttctctttttatttatttctctgtgcttcctttttttttttttttttgaacttgtgAAATTTACTGGCCTTTTTATTTGTCACTACGTAGATATGAGACAGAATTCTAACTTCTAAGTGCCTGTTTCTGCTAGAAGGACATCAAAACTCATACACTTCTGTTCATCTGAGGGATTCTCAACATGAAGTTTTTAGAATACACTCCCTTAGACAGGtattttctggattttcttggaggCATGCTTAAGAATCTAAGTAACCAGTCTTGCAAGTATTGTTAAAGAATGTCATACTTCTTAGTCTCCATGTTGTAATTTTATTCTTAAGATCATGTTATTTTTTAATCCAGTATAAATCTTTTCCTGAATCACTTGAATCTTGGAGAAAGTACTATCAAGGGAAATCTTGAAGCATTCTCATGTAAGTATAGGTTGTGATTACTTGCTTAGTTTGTTGATATAATGGGAAGACTTATTAGGTGCTTGTTTCTTGGGCATGTAGGTAAACATACAGGGAGTGATCGAAAGCTCTCTCTTAGCTTAGAGCATGAGGTACCTATGACTTCTTGACTTGCTTGACATTAACCGCTAGGAATTCTTATTTCTGCTGCAAGTACTGTTAAATAGAAAATAGAGTTTATGTACACGCACTTCTCACTCTATACTCTCAAAGTTTGCcttatcattgaattcttatgATATAGTCTATTGGTCAAAGTTTGTGATTGGTACCACGATCCATATTATTAAACCAGTAGATCGAAAACTTCTTACAAATAAACGAAACAGCATTAACATGAAGGGGAAAAAGGGATGAAAGAAGAGCACCCTCCACTGAGTAGAGAACAAGGCATCTAAATGAGCATCATGGATTGCCTCATTTAGTTTGTTGCAGTCTGGTTATTTGATTATGTGGCTTTCTCTTGATCTATCTAGGCATGCTTGTCTCATGTGCTAGCTTCATAGTCATAGAAACTGAATGATGGCTCTAATTATTAGTTGCATTTGTAATCATACTTGATCTGTATgaaaaaattgataataaataACTACTTTaacaaagaaaatgaagaaaatatgTGGCCAATATTTGTTGGATCTAGTTTTAAGCTTTTTGTTTCAAGACAAACCATTACCATGAAAAGAACCAGCTCGTTGTACTGCTTTTGTTTCATTTTGGTTCATTTTGATGGATAATACCATTAAAATTGCATGTCAGTACAAGTTTTATGCAGTTCATTGTAGGTTCCAGCTGATTTTTAGTGCATAAAGCTTGCTGTCTTATTTATGCTTTATATCATGTTGTTTGCTGGGCCCTGCAGTCTTGCCCCTATATTATTTATGCAGAGCCTCATCAAATTGATGGTGCATGTGCCCATACTGTTTCATTACCATTGTTCTCTTCTATAATATTTGCATTATATTGAGTTTCCTTGTTATGTTGCTATTTGGCTGTTCTTTCAACTTTTGACATGAGGGTGGATGATAGGGTACAGAAATGTGGATTTTCATATCACCTGTGAAGAAATCCCTTCCTCTACCTTGAGAATCATTTGTTATGATCAGGAATTGACTTTCCGGGCTGATTGATGCTTGCGACATCTTGTAACAATACAATTTATCACAAATATCAGATTCATCATTCAGTTTCACTATTCTTTACTATATGCTTTATGAAATAtcctgatttcatgggtgaaccATGCTTAGTCATGTGGAATACGAAACTGATTTCTttaaaagagttttaccatgctttcTTCTCTGATCTTGTTTGTTTTTGGGAGGAAAAAGAGAATACTGTTTACTAGTCGGAAACATGAGGATTGCACTATACCATCCTCTTATGTTCTTTTTCTCGAAAGCTGGAGCAGAATTTTGTGATGCTGATTAGGGTACaattttcagatttttattttaaattgcaTTTCTAAACAAGATTAATCAACTGAGGAATGTGATAGTTTCTTTTCCTAAGTTTTGTATCTAGATTGTGCAGTTCTGGTATCTCTCTCCCTTCAATTTTTAGTTTTGGTGGGAATATTGGTAGTTAAGCATTATTGTTTTAACATACGTGGTTATCCAAAAGTGAATAGAGCTGAAAATTATTTGGTCATCATGATTTCTTCTTTTACTATTTCAATCACCACTGGTAGGATTAGTGACTTTTGACTATTGTTTTGTGATGATGTTGCCATGCTCATGGTTAttgatatgctctgatttacattTTTGAATTTAGTTATTAGCTGTGAGTTTTTATAGGTCTATTAAGGTTATTGGATCTCTGCCAGTTATTTTGACTGCAGATCTTATACCTTTTTcttctaactttttttttttttaaaaaaaaatatttgttcaGATTCTTGACTTCCTTGAGCAATCATCTGATAGCGACACTTCATCCCCTGTTGAATTCTTGTCTAGTAGATCAAGGTGGTAAAAGACATGTATAAATCGATGTTATGTATTCTTGGATTCTTTGAGAGACCTAATCTCGTATTTCCCATTCTTGTTCCAGTCGGAAAACATTGATATATCTGGTTCTTACGCTCAGTCATATGTATCCAGATTATGATTTCAGGTATTTCTTTTCCAAAGTTGTGACACATTAAATTTTGACAAATAAGTGTTAGGAAGGATCCTGGGTAATGACATTGTCAGCTTCATTGGCGACATGGCAACCCGCTTTATATCCTTTCTGACCAGTACAGGGAGTGTTGTCAAGTGGCTTGACAGACGGTTTTATCCGTTGCTCTATGAGCTGAGAGTTCAATTCTCTCCATTTCCCTATAAATTTTTGGTCTTCTCTTACGTTGCATTCATGAGTTTGTGCTGGAGTCACTGGCCTCTGAAATTGTACTGGGTGAGTGCAATTTAATATTCAATATAACACTATCTTACAACATTTATCGGCTTAGCAGTGCAGTGCGAGCCCATCTGTTTTTCAGAGAAGAAGAGTGGGAGAACTTCAGGCAGATATATGACACCTACTTGTTTGAAGCTGCTAGGGTATGCTTTTATCTTATTATATTATCAAATGGAGT contains these protein-coding regions:
- the LOC105044890 gene encoding uncharacterized protein — encoded protein: MKFLEYTPLDSINLFLNHLNLGESTIKGNLEAFSCKHTGSDRKLSLSLEHEILDFLEQSSDSDTSSPVEFLSSRSSRKTLIYLVLTLSHMYPDYDFSAVRAHLFFREEEWENFRQIYDTYLFEAAREWAIVHGGSSLLENMTNAIDEVVKLNECEIYSYNPDFDGDPFLEKGAIWSFNFFFYNRKLKCVVSFQCCCISNLAVDGFLADEMYNEEEDDLLMDMDM